A region of the Saccharomyces eubayanus strain FM1318 chromosome V, whole genome shotgun sequence genome:
CTTTATAGATACGTCAACCCTGCTACTGGCAAAGCCGCTCCTATGATTTCCGACGATGTTTACAATATTGTCATGGAAAACAAGGATAAACTAAACTCAGCTATTGTCTATGACAGAGACTTTCAGTATAGTTACTTCggtttcaaaactttgGAACGTTCTTACTTATTGAGAATCAACGGTCAAGTTGCTGAACGTCCACAGCACTTAATCATGAGAGTCGCCCTAGGTATTCACGGTGAAAACATTGAGGCCGCTTTAGAAACCTATAACTTAATGTCTCTAAAATACTTTACTCATGCCTCTCCAACTTTATTCAACGCTGGTACTCCAAAGCCTCAAATGTCCTCCTGTTTCTTAGTTGCAATGAAGGATGATTCCATTGAAGGTATTTACGATACTTTGAAGGAATGTGCTTTGATTTCTAAAACTGCTGGAGGTATTGGTCTACATATCCACAACATTCGTGCAACCGGCTCTTACATTGCTGGTACAAACGGGACTTCTAACGGGTTAATTCCTATGATCCGTGTCTTCAACAATACTGCCCGTTATGTTGACCAAGGTGGTAACAAGAGACCTGGTGCCTTTGCCCTATATTTGGAGCCATGGCACGCTGATATCTTCGACTTCATCGACATTAGAAAGAATCACGGTAAGGAAGAAATCCGTGCAAGAGATTTATTCCCAGCTCTATGGGTTCCAGATCTTTTCATGAAGCGTGTCGAAGAAAACGGCACTTGGACTTTATTCTCTCCTACATCTGCCCCAGGCTTGAGTGACTGTTACGGTGATGAATTCGAAGCCCTATATACCCGTtacgaaaaagaaggtcGTGGTAAGACTATCAAGGCCCAAAAATTATGGTACTCTATCTTGGAAGCACAAACGGAAACTGGTACACCATTTGTTGTTTACAAGGATGCTTGTAACAGGAAATCCAACCAAAAGAACTTGGGTGTTATCAAGTCATCTAATTTGTGCTGTGAAATTGTTGAATACTCTGCTCCAGATGAGACTGCTGTTTGTAACTTGGCTTCTGTTGCTTTGCCAGCATTTATTGAAACATCTGAAGACGGCAAAACTTCTACATACAACTTCAAAAAGCTACatgaaatttctaaagtTATTACTCGTAACTTAAACAACGTTATTGACCGTAACTATTATCCTGTCGAGGAAGCAAGAAGATCTAATATGAGACATAGGCCGATTGCTTTGGGTGTCCAAGGTTTGGCTGACACTTTCATGTTGTTGCGTTTGCCATTCGACTCAGAAGAAGCACGCTTACtaaatattcaaatcttCGAAACTATCTACCATGCCTCCATGGAAGCTTCTTGTGAATTAGCTCAAAGAGATGGCCCATACGAAACCTTTAAAGGCTCCCCGGCTTCTCAAGGTATACTTCAATTCGACATGTGGGACCAAAAACCATACGGTATGTGGGATTGGGACACTCTGAGAAATAACATCATGGAGCATGGTATTAGAAACTCTTTGACCATGGCACCTATGCCTACTGCATCCACATCTCAGATCTTAGGTTACAACGAGTGTTTCGAACCAGTTACTTCCAACATGTATTCTCGTCGTGTCCTATCTGGTGAATTTCAAGTCGTCAATCCATACTTGTTGCGTGATTTGGTCGATTTGGGTATTTGGGATGATGGTATGAAGCAATATCTAATCACACAAAATGGTTCCATTCAAGGTTTACCAAATGTGCCACAAgaattgaaagatttgTATAAAACTGTTTGGGAAATTTCACAAAAGACAATCATTAACATGGCAGCCGACCGTGCCATTTACATCGACCAATCTCactctttgaatttattCTTGCGTGCCCCAACTATGGGTAAGCTAACAAGTATGCATTTCTACGGCTGGAAGAAGGGTCTAAAGACCGGTATGTATTATTTGAGAACACAAGCCGCTTCTGCTGCTATTCAATTCACCATCGACCAAAAGGTTGCTGATCAAGCTACCGAGAATATCGCCGATATCTCTAACTTGAAGCGTCCAGCATACATGGCTTCAAGTGCAAGTTACGCTGCCAGCGATTTTGTGCCTGCAGCCGCCGCTGCAAACGTTACCATTCCATCTCTAGATAGCTCTTCAGAAGTTTCAAGAGATGCATCTCCAGCTCCAGTAGGCAATGACTCGTTGGCTAAAGGCATCTCTGAATTGAAGGTTCAAGAACCTAGAGTGGAAGTTCCCGAGATACCCACACCAGTAAAGAATGAGGAAAAAGCTGCTCCCGTTGCGGgcgaaaaagaaagtgaaTTTGACATTTACAACTCTAAAGTTATAGCATGTGCCATTGATAACCCAGAAGCTTGTGAAATGTGTTCAGGTTAATAAGggtgtaaaaaaaatttgtttcGTTCTGTCATCAgttctattttctttctaaaaatttgggtgttttcttcaaggtgtaattttctatttttcgtttttctcTGATAAAAAACTGGTTTCCATTCTAATGCCAAGTTTAAAGGTACCTATATATGTCCACTagttaatttttcaactttgcatatatataaatataaaaaaatttaatgTCAATAATTTTTAACATAAACATAAACATAAACATCATGGTCTATTGCTAAGGTCAATTGgaatgaaaaaacacaTTTCCTTTGCACCCCCGGTGTTGCCCTAGATGGTACTGTTTTAGTAGACTCGTCATTCCAGTTTCGACCGGGAAGTAAATACTAGTACGTATCTATTTGTGTAGCCAGAGAATCGTAATCAAGTAACACTTCTTGCTGTCTACATCCTCTAATTTATAATTAAATATCCCATCTTTCTTTGACTGCCATGATGCGCCTATATCAttcttgaatgaaaaattagagCCCCCCTCAGTGGGTTCTTTTAAGTCCAACGTAGTTACTGAGACTATGTACTTGTATAAGGAAGAATGcttttccaatttctcCAGGACcgattttatcaaaggGTTCGAAAATGACTTGGTCGAAAGATCGGTCTCATTATCATCCCTTATGCTATCATGACTTTCTTGAATGAACGAAATTAGCTTTTCTTGAAGCAGAGGAGAGTTATCACTCCTTCCATCATGGATCTCAATTTCGGTGTTCATATTGTCCTTGGTTTCCTCGACAATTTAGCTTTCTTCCCCTACCATTTAATTGTGCGTTGTGAAGCAACGGCAAGATAATACTCGCAAACTGAACAAGGAAAGGCCTAAGTTTTCCATGGTAAAGAGATTTACGAAAAAAGGTAATTAACCGGAAACCGCAGTCTTAAATGAAAGACCGAAGATCGTTGAAGGAAATGAACCACACAATAAGGCAATACGAAAGAACACTATCTCCTTAAGGTACTCACTAGTACGCGTTAGATAACCGATCGCATGATATCGTTTACTACGTTTAACGGTGCTTTGCTCCGAAATAGATATAAGCACGTGCCTCGCAGCGAGGAAAATGAGCGTTGCTTTGAACAAAATAGATAACACTATTTAAGAGTcgataaatatataaatcgACGACTGGTTTATACGTAACGTAAGCTTATTGGTTACCACGCACAACTAGAAACCACACAAGATTTTCATAATATGTCTTCAGCACCATTATTGCAGAGAACACCTGGAAAGAAGATTGCTTTACCCACAAGAGTGGAACCTAAAGTCTTCTTTGCCAATGAACGTACCTTTTTGTCATGGTTAAACTTCACAGTGATGCTGGGTGGGCTTGGTGTAGGTTTACTGAATTTCGGTGATAAAATAGGTAGGGTCAGTGCTGGATTATTTACATTTGTTGCCATGGGCACAATGATATACGCACTTGTGACATACCATTGGAGAGCCGCCGCAATCAGACGTAGAGGTTCAGGTCCTTACGACGACAGATTGGGGCCTACTTTGTTATGCTTTTTCCTACTAGTCGCTGTCATTATTAACTTTATATTAAGATTGAAGTACAATGATGCCAAAGTTAAATTATGAAATTGTAGTTCCAATATCattaagcaaaaaaatgtgcATCAAAAACAGTGTTTTTCAAGAAGCTCACAACTAGTTTGGTTTCATATAGGCGcatatatagaaaataCACATCTAGGTAAATAatgaacaataaaaaatattcatgTTTCAAACAGCCTTCGGCTATTACCTTCAAAGACGAGAAAATAATGTAGCCCTTCGCCAAGAGTATAActggcaagaaaaaaaatgcttttCGATGAAGCATAACTTCTCCTTGAGGCTATGctttaaaatttcttttacaCATACGTACAAGGCGTATACAAGAATAGGGTCCCGCCGCTTtaccatatttttttcttttggccGATACCGGTCTAATGAGTGACCCATATGCGCTTGAACGTAGCAAAAGCCAGGCAACAATGCGAAAATAATAGCCGTAGAGCTCTTAGTTGGCATTGCAGCTAACGCCGGAGCCGTGcgtaatattttttttgcaatgTGCTCTTACAAACCTTCAGCATACCGCTTTAGGCGCCAAAAAGAATCTGAAAATGTCAACTcctcttgttttttctcaCAAAGTGAGGGGTTGTGTCGCTAACCGGCACTCAAAACGTTGAAAGACTTCTGACTCACCGCTGCGCTGTTTCTTAGAGCTTGCCGATGAGAATAGCCTCGAGAACAGAATGGAAAAATACACCGTGATTATATAAGCGCCACATACAAAGACGTTCGAAATTTTGCTTTGATTCTAGGACGTGTCTTGAATTATTCACTTTGTATATAAACCACCAAATAGATATTTAATCTGACGCAGAGGGGAGAGAGAAGAAATACATAAtattgaagagaaaaaagaaatgttttCCCGTACAAGAACCACAGCTTTGAAATCCAACTCATTTGCAAGAAATTTGTTGCGTCTTTATTCGCAGGCGCCATTGCGTGTTCCAATCACCTTACCAAATGGTCTTACGTATGAACAACCAACTGGTTTATTCATCAATGGTGAATTTGTTGCTTCTaagcaaaagaagacgTTTGATGTGATTAACCCATCTACCGAAGAGAAAATCACCACCGTCTACAAGGCTATGGAGGACGACGTCGACACTGCCGTCGCAGCTGCCAAGAAGGCTTTTGAGACCAAGTGGTCTATTGCCGAACCTGAGGACCGTGCCAGGGCCTTATTCAATCTGGCTGACttggttgaaaaaaaccaagagaCATTGGCTGCGATTGAATCAATGGATAATGGTAAGTCACTATTCTGCTCTCGTGGTGACGTTGCTTTAGTGTCGAAGTATTTGCGTTCCTGTGGTGGCTGGGCTGACAAGCTAAATGGTAACGTTATCGATACAGGTAAAGACCATTTCACTTACTCAATTAAAGAACCATTGGGTGTTTGTGGGCAAATTATCCCTTGGAATTTCCCATTGTTGATGTGGTCATGGAAAATCGGCCCTGCTTTGGCTACTGGTAATACTGTCGTATTGAAACCTGCCGAAACAACTCCATTATCAGCCCTTTTTGCTTCGCAGCTTTGTCAGGAAGCTGGTATCCCCGCAGGTGTGGTGAATATACTGCCAGGCTCCGGTAGAGTTGTTGGTGAAAGGTTGAGTGCACACCCAGATGTGAAGAAGATTGCCTTCACTGGCTCCACTGCCACCGGTCGCCATATAATGAAGGTGGCCGCTGATACTGTCAAAAAAGTCACTTTGGAACTAGGAGGT
Encoded here:
- the VTC1 gene encoding Vtc1p, with product MSSAPLLQRTPGKKIALPTRVEPKVFFANERTFLSWLNFTVMLGGLGVGLLNFGDKIGRVSAGLFTFVAMGTMIYALVTYHWRAAAIRRRGSGPYDDRLGPTLLCFFLLVAVIINFILRLKYNDAKVKL
- the RNR1 gene encoding ribonucleotide-diphosphate reductase subunit RNR1 gives rise to the protein MYVYKRDGHKEPVQFDKITARISRLCYGLDPKHVDAVKVTQRIISGVYEGVTTIELDNLAAETCAYMTTVHPDYATLAARIAISNLHKQTTKQFSKVVEDLYRYVNPATGKAAPMISDDVYNIVMENKDKLNSAIVYDRDFQYSYFGFKTLERSYLLRINGQVAERPQHLIMRVALGIHGENIEAALETYNLMSLKYFTHASPTLFNAGTPKPQMSSCFLVAMKDDSIEGIYDTLKECALISKTAGGIGLHIHNIRATGSYIAGTNGTSNGLIPMIRVFNNTARYVDQGGNKRPGAFALYLEPWHADIFDFIDIRKNHGKEEIRARDLFPALWVPDLFMKRVEENGTWTLFSPTSAPGLSDCYGDEFEALYTRYEKEGRGKTIKAQKLWYSILEAQTETGTPFVVYKDACNRKSNQKNLGVIKSSNLCCEIVEYSAPDETAVCNLASVALPAFIETSEDGKTSTYNFKKLHEISKVITRNLNNVIDRNYYPVEEARRSNMRHRPIALGVQGLADTFMLLRLPFDSEEARLLNIQIFETIYHASMEASCELAQRDGPYETFKGSPASQGILQFDMWDQKPYGMWDWDTLRNNIMEHGIRNSLTMAPMPTASTSQILGYNECFEPVTSNMYSRRVLSGEFQVVNPYLLRDLVDLGIWDDGMKQYLITQNGSIQGLPNVPQELKDLYKTVWEISQKTIINMAADRAIYIDQSHSLNLFLRAPTMGKLTSMHFYGWKKGLKTGMYYLRTQAASAAIQFTIDQKVADQATENIADISNLKRPAYMASSASYAASDFVPAAAAANVTIPSLDSSSEVSRDASPAPVGNDSLAKGISELKVQEPRVEVPEIPTPVKNEEKAAPVAGEKESEFDIYNSKVIACAIDNPEACEMCSG
- the ALD5 gene encoding aldehyde dehydrogenase (NAD(P)(+)) ALD5; its protein translation is MFSRTRTTALKSNSFARNLLRLYSQAPLRVPITLPNGLTYEQPTGLFINGEFVASKQKKTFDVINPSTEEKITTVYKAMEDDVDTAVAAAKKAFETKWSIAEPEDRARALFNLADLVEKNQETLAAIESMDNGKSLFCSRGDVALVSKYLRSCGGWADKLNGNVIDTGKDHFTYSIKEPLGVCGQIIPWNFPLLMWSWKIGPALATGNTVVLKPAETTPLSALFASQLCQEAGIPAGVVNILPGSGRVVGERLSAHPDVKKIAFTGSTATGRHIMKVAADTVKKVTLELGGKSPNIVFADADLDKAVKNIAFGIFFNSGEVCCAGSRIYIQDTVYEEVLKKLKEYTETLKVGDPFNEKVFQGAQTSDKQLHKILDYVNVAKSEGARLVTGGERYGDKGYFVKPTIFADVKEDMRIVKEEVFGPIVTVSKFSTVDEVIAMANDSQYGLAAGIHTNDINKAINVSNRVKAGTVWVNTYNNFHQNVPFGGFGQSGIGREMGDAALSNYTQVKSVRIAIDKPIR
- the TDA2 gene encoding Tda2p translates to MNTEIEIHDGRSDNSPLLQEKLISFIQESHDSIRDDNETDLSTKSFSNPLIKSVLEKLEKHSSLYKYIVSVTTLDLKEPTEGGSNFSFKNDIGASWQSKKDGIFNYKLEDVDSKKCYLITILWLHK